From a region of the Castor canadensis chromosome 7, mCasCan1.hap1v2, whole genome shotgun sequence genome:
- the LOC141424910 gene encoding uncharacterized protein, whose amino-acid sequence MGQGQTTPKSLILSHFSEVKERALNAGLVIKKGKFDTFCSAEWPTFGVGWPIQGSLSLDLITKVKAVIFQPDNRGHPDQVPYILVWEELVRNPPPWLTVFLTHPSSSAPGAKTPVTPALVIKEEEKLPLPTLTGPQIRASPSPSPILPESSPLYPSLAGAEEDRPPPYVTPPGQASAPEEEISSSSSAGLAAGGGMGRRLRPRGIREREGEDGPSSSTHGEETVPTLPVRMISWSPSCIHTAPLGMTVISCSILFLRRRNESASSTKRGRTSWGIMGDPQLSNRP is encoded by the exons atgggacagggacaaacaaccccaaagtctctgatcctttctcacttttcagaagttaaagaaagggccttaaatgcaggtctggtcatcaagaaaggtaagttcgacaccttttgttctgcagagtggcccacctttggagtcgggtggcccattcaaggttccctctccctagacctgatcactaaggttaaagcagtcatttttcagccagacaatcgaggccatccagaccaagttccttacattttggtttgggaggaattggtgaggaaccctcccccttggttaacagtttttctgacccacccctccagttcggcccccggggctaaaaccccagtcacgcccgccttggtcataaaggaggaggaaaaacttcctcttcccaccttgaccggtcctcaaattagggcatctccttcaccatctccgatcttaccagagagttcccccctttacccatccctcgcaggggcagaggaagatcggccgcctccatacgtgactccccctggccaagccagtgccccggaggaggaaatttcctcatcctcctcagcaggactggcagcaggaggaggaatgggtcgaagacttcgcccccgagggatccgggaaagggagggggaagacgggccttcctcatcaacacatggggaggaaactgtccctacacttccagtccggatg atctcttggagtccatcatgcatacacaccgccccacttgggatgactgtcatcagctgctcaatactctttttacgacggaggaacgagagcgcatcctcaacgaagcgaggaagaacgtcttgggggataatgggagacccacaactctccaaccggccatag